The Chryseolinea soli genome contains a region encoding:
- a CDS encoding isocitrate lyase/PEP mutase family protein, whose product MNMKDDRQEMRAVAFRGLHAREGIFVVPNPWDAGSAKMLASLGFEALATTSAGLAFSLGKPDGQGLLTRQETIKNVGDIAEAVSLPVSADLENGYGDDPQACAETILLAAKAGAVGGSIEDATGRDSDPIYGFDLSVQRIKAAVKAARSLPFPFTLTARAENLIHGRIDFDDTVKRLVAYAEAGADVLFAPGLTTRQEIEAVVKAVAPRPVNVVMGLNNANFSLDELQALGVKRVSVGSSLARTAYSGFIYGSEEILKTGTFGFAKGTRTYAQINAMLAGTR is encoded by the coding sequence ATGAATATGAAAGATGATCGGCAAGAAATGAGGGCGGTGGCTTTTAGGGGGCTTCATGCCCGGGAGGGAATTTTTGTGGTGCCTAATCCTTGGGACGCGGGGTCGGCGAAGATGTTGGCTAGTTTAGGGTTTGAGGCGTTGGCGACGACGAGTGCAGGGTTGGCGTTTTCGTTGGGGAAACCGGATGGGCAAGGTCTGCTCACGCGGCAAGAGACCATAAAAAATGTGGGGGATATTGCGGAGGCGGTATCGCTGCCGGTGTCGGCGGATCTGGAGAATGGGTATGGGGATGATCCGCAGGCGTGCGCAGAAACTATTTTGCTGGCTGCGAAGGCGGGGGCGGTCGGTGGTTCGATTGAAGACGCCACCGGTCGTGATAGCGATCCCATTTATGGCTTCGATCTTTCGGTGCAACGCATTAAGGCGGCTGTGAAAGCGGCGCGGTCACTACCCTTCCCTTTCACGTTGACGGCACGTGCTGAAAATTTGATTCATGGTCGCATCGACTTCGACGATACCGTGAAAAGATTGGTGGCCTATGCCGAAGCTGGGGCGGACGTACTCTTTGCTCCGGGACTGACAACCCGTCAGGAGATCGAAGCCGTGGTGAAGGCCGTTGCACCCCGCCCGGTGAATGTGGTGATGGGCTTGAACAACGCCAATTTCTCATTGGATGAACTTCAGGCCTTGGGCGTGAAGCGGGTAAGCGTGGGGTCGTCGCTGGCACGAACGGCCTATAGCGGTTTTATCTACGGATCGGAAGAGATCTTGAAAACGGGAACATTTGGTTTTGCGAAGGGCACCCGGACGTATGCTCAAATCAATGCGATGCTGGCGGGTACGCGATAA
- a CDS encoding ABC transporter permease, which produces MKNNKPQNDGPPRWAVRFFRWYCNDYLSEAALGDFIELYDRRRVSLGKRKADLLFIGNVLAFLQPFALRRKRKSYGLNELAMFENYFKIAWRTMARQKMYSSIMVGGFALGLATCLVIFLYIRHELSFDKSYTQGERIYRVFNDYRGPDGSRWTSMPPMVAQIMKTDYPEVEKAGRLVPQKWQQAGSNLFRREDQAENLYEEGFVYADNELLDILEIPFVSGSRETALAKPNSIVLSKRMADKYFPGEDAVGKTVILNENKTTPYVIGGVMANFPSNTHLHYDFLLTLTGVEFWPGEQTSWCCWNYDTYVRLKPGTDPVALEKKLLTIRDTYMMNYLKETGDPGAAEAKTRYFIGLQPVKNIHLDPEKVSDDMHRGDVRYIWLFGSIAVFILLLACINFINLSTAKSANRAKEVGLRKVVGSVRGYLIRQFLTESLVYSVVSFVFGVLIVTLAIPFFNSLAGTELSIPWRTVWFAPSLAVAALVIGIFAGLYPAFYLSSFKPAEVLKGTVSKGSRSSGLRSALVVFQFATSIVLIIGTFIIYKQMNFILHTKVGFDKDQVVMIRGANTLGEQRTTFKDELLQLSEVEDVTLTDYLPVMGTNRDQNTFWKEGKTREDRGVPGQFWFVDTDYIRTLGMKVFEGRDFDKQLASDSQAVVINQAMVKSLGLKKPVGERITNSYTVFTVIGVVEDFNFESMKGAIGPICLTLGKGGSIAAVKVNSRNMGGALVSLTKVWNKFMPHQPFRYSFLDESYARMYEDVSRTGKILTCFASLAIIVACLGLFALSSFMVEQRGKEISIRLVMGATTGSIFQLLTGNFVKLVLIALVIAAPLSWYLMQRWLEDYTYRINVTWDVFVVAGVISVFIALITVSYQSIRAALANPANRLRSE; this is translated from the coding sequence ATGAAAAACAACAAACCTCAAAACGACGGTCCACCGCGATGGGCCGTGCGATTCTTTCGCTGGTACTGCAACGATTATTTGTCGGAAGCAGCGCTGGGTGATTTTATTGAGCTCTACGACCGGCGGCGTGTTTCGCTCGGCAAACGCAAAGCCGACCTCTTATTTATAGGGAACGTGCTGGCCTTTCTCCAGCCGTTTGCACTTCGAAGAAAAAGAAAATCATACGGTTTAAACGAACTAGCCATGTTTGAAAATTATTTTAAGATCGCCTGGAGAACCATGGCGCGTCAAAAGATGTACAGCAGCATAATGGTTGGAGGCTTCGCGTTGGGACTGGCCACCTGCCTGGTGATCTTTCTTTACATCCGCCATGAATTGAGCTTTGACAAAAGCTACACGCAGGGCGAACGGATCTACAGAGTATTTAACGACTACCGCGGTCCCGATGGCAGCCGGTGGACGTCGATGCCGCCGATGGTCGCCCAGATCATGAAGACCGACTATCCGGAGGTAGAGAAAGCCGGCCGGCTCGTGCCGCAGAAATGGCAGCAAGCCGGGAGTAATTTGTTCCGTCGCGAAGACCAGGCGGAGAACCTGTATGAAGAAGGATTTGTCTATGCCGACAACGAACTGCTCGATATCCTGGAGATACCGTTTGTGAGCGGCAGCCGGGAAACGGCGCTGGCCAAGCCCAACAGCATCGTGCTGTCCAAACGCATGGCCGATAAATATTTTCCGGGCGAAGACGCCGTAGGGAAGACCGTCATCCTCAACGAAAATAAAACGACGCCTTATGTCATCGGCGGTGTGATGGCCAACTTCCCCTCCAACACGCACCTTCACTATGATTTCCTGCTCACGCTCACCGGCGTTGAATTCTGGCCTGGCGAACAAACCAGTTGGTGTTGCTGGAACTACGACACCTATGTCCGGCTCAAGCCCGGTACCGATCCGGTCGCACTGGAGAAAAAGCTGCTGACGATCCGCGATACCTACATGATGAACTATCTCAAGGAAACCGGCGATCCGGGAGCAGCCGAAGCCAAAACACGTTACTTCATCGGCCTGCAGCCTGTGAAGAACATCCACCTCGACCCCGAAAAAGTGTCCGACGATATGCACCGCGGCGACGTGCGCTACATCTGGCTTTTCGGGAGCATTGCCGTGTTCATCCTGTTGTTGGCGTGCATCAACTTTATCAACCTCTCCACGGCCAAGTCGGCCAACCGTGCCAAGGAGGTAGGTCTGCGCAAAGTGGTGGGATCGGTGCGCGGGTATTTGATCCGGCAATTTCTGACCGAGTCGCTGGTGTATAGTGTGGTGTCTTTTGTATTTGGTGTTTTGATCGTGACCCTGGCCATACCGTTTTTCAATTCTTTAGCGGGCACGGAGCTGTCGATACCTTGGCGCACGGTGTGGTTCGCTCCATCGCTGGCGGTGGCGGCTTTGGTGATCGGTATATTCGCTGGGCTATATCCCGCCTTCTACCTGTCGTCGTTCAAACCGGCCGAGGTACTGAAGGGAACCGTTAGCAAAGGCAGCAGAAGTTCAGGCCTGCGCAGCGCACTGGTGGTGTTTCAATTTGCCACGTCCATCGTCTTGATCATTGGTACCTTCATTATTTACAAACAAATGAATTTCATCTTGCATACGAAGGTGGGATTTGACAAAGACCAGGTGGTGATGATCCGAGGCGCAAACACGCTTGGTGAACAACGGACTACATTCAAGGACGAGTTATTGCAACTTTCGGAAGTCGAAGATGTGACGCTGACCGATTATTTGCCCGTGATGGGCACAAACCGCGATCAGAATACTTTTTGGAAGGAAGGAAAGACACGGGAAGACAGGGGAGTCCCCGGACAATTCTGGTTCGTCGACACCGACTACATCCGCACCCTAGGCATGAAAGTTTTCGAAGGTCGCGACTTCGATAAACAACTGGCTTCCGATTCACAAGCCGTGGTCATCAACCAAGCCATGGTGAAAAGTCTTGGACTTAAAAAGCCGGTTGGCGAGCGGATCACCAACAGTTATACGGTGTTTACGGTTATCGGGGTAGTGGAGGATTTTAACTTTGAATCCATGAAAGGAGCGATCGGACCTATTTGCCTGACGCTGGGCAAAGGAGGATCCATCGCGGCCGTAAAAGTAAACTCGCGCAACATGGGTGGTGCCCTGGTGTCGTTGACAAAGGTGTGGAACAAATTCATGCCCCATCAACCCTTCCGCTACTCCTTCCTCGACGAAAGCTACGCCCGCATGTATGAAGATGTTTCGCGAACAGGGAAGATCCTCACGTGCTTTGCCTCACTGGCCATTATCGTAGCCTGTTTGGGGTTGTTTGCACTTTCTTCGTTCATGGTAGAACAACGCGGCAAGGAGATCAGTATTCGCCTGGTGATGGGTGCCACCACCGGCAGCATCTTTCAACTGCTAACTGGAAATTTTGTAAAGCTCGTGCTCATTGCACTCGTCATTGCCGCACCGCTGTCGTGGTATCTCATGCAGCGTTGGCTGGAGGATTACACCTATAGGATCAACGTAACCTGGGATGTCTTTGTGGTGGCGGGTGTGATCTCGGTGTTTATCGCTTTGATCACGGTCAGCTATCAATCGATCCGCGCTGCCCTGGCAAATCCGGCGAACCGGCTTCGGTCGGAGTAG
- a CDS encoding PadR family transcriptional regulator, translating into MKGTYLGEFEELVLLAVGILFDDAYGLAIVDELERKTERPIMMSAVHKVLVRLEDKGYLKSRMGGATQVRGGRDKRLYTLTAAGKKVLSQSRELRNSMWREVPKIVWEAGAL; encoded by the coding sequence ATGAAAGGAACATACCTTGGAGAGTTCGAAGAACTGGTATTGTTGGCGGTGGGCATTTTGTTCGACGATGCGTACGGTCTGGCCATTGTAGACGAACTGGAAAGAAAAACCGAACGACCCATCATGATGAGTGCCGTACACAAGGTGCTGGTGCGGCTGGAGGACAAGGGCTATCTCAAGTCCAGGATGGGCGGTGCCACGCAGGTTCGGGGTGGGCGCGACAAGCGGTTGTATACGCTCACGGCGGCGGGCAAGAAAGTGCTCAGCCAATCGCGCGAGTTGCGCAATAGTATGTGGAGAGAAGTTCCGAAGATCGTGTGGGAGGCAGGTGCACTATGA
- a CDS encoding TonB-dependent receptor, with product MKSVYLFFFFMTCALSTWSQSTGSVQGTIKTSDGNPAEHVNVSLKGTAKGAVADRKGGYEISHIAPGSYTVIASFVGLESQESSIEVKAGEATRVDFILKENAHQLQEVVISGRPKQESVYVSKMPLKNIENPQVYNAVSSDILRQQAITNFDDALRNVPGIHKLWESTGRGVGDGASFYALRGFEAQATMVNGLPGLTNGSLDPANIERIEVIKGPSGTLFGSSLISYGGLINTVTKRPYAGFGGEVGYTAGSFGLNRVTADINTPLTEEGNAILRVNTAYQSENSFQDAGFHKSFFVGPTLSYKASDRLSFLIVTEFMQEEKTNPTMLFLGRDTPLQFANLQALNYNRNLSLTSNDLSMKNPRYNLQAQMNYRLSDKWTSQTVLSRGVAKSEGYYSYLYDNENGKGEFGFWISKQQAQTITTDIQQNFVGDFTIGGLRNRLVFGLDYFDRNIINDGSGYAWVYNVTPQGVVNYVDPYTGVEAAPRYLTRPSIDSILAPSGTSTSNSKDATYSTYISDVINLTPELLAMASLRLDYFDTEGDIGTDQDDYNQTALSPKFGLLYQPIVDRLSVFANYMNGFKNVAPMQVADADGSNPHIKAFQPEHANQMEFGVKTNFLSDRLNATVSYYDIKVDNLVTGDPANINNSLQGGKVESKGFEIDLNANPVEGLNIIAGYSHNESEVLDGDKANVWLETGKRPIYSGPKDLVNAWATYTFNGGDLKGLGFGFGGNRVSDMSVLDSDVTGKFVLPGYTVLNGSVFYNVNGVRIALNVNNITDKAYYTGYSTVNPQKPRNAVISLSYKF from the coding sequence ATGAAATCTGTTTATCTCTTTTTCTTTTTTATGACATGTGCACTCAGCACCTGGAGCCAATCGACAGGCTCGGTGCAGGGGACCATAAAAACTTCGGATGGCAATCCTGCGGAGCACGTGAACGTGAGTTTGAAGGGTACGGCGAAGGGCGCTGTGGCAGACCGGAAGGGCGGTTATGAGATCTCTCACATTGCGCCGGGAAGTTATACAGTGATCGCTTCGTTTGTGGGGCTAGAAAGTCAGGAGTCGTCCATTGAGGTGAAAGCGGGCGAGGCAACACGCGTTGATTTTATTTTGAAGGAAAACGCGCATCAATTGCAGGAGGTCGTGATCTCGGGCAGGCCCAAGCAGGAGAGCGTCTATGTTTCCAAGATGCCGCTGAAGAATATCGAGAATCCGCAAGTGTATAACGCGGTGTCTTCCGATATTTTAAGACAACAGGCCATCACCAACTTTGACGACGCGTTGAGGAACGTGCCGGGCATTCACAAACTGTGGGAATCTACGGGCCGAGGCGTTGGTGACGGGGCATCGTTTTATGCCTTGCGCGGCTTCGAGGCGCAGGCGACGATGGTCAACGGTTTGCCCGGCTTGACCAACGGCAGCCTGGATCCGGCGAACATCGAGCGCATCGAAGTGATCAAAGGTCCTTCGGGAACACTTTTTGGTAGCAGCCTCATTTCGTATGGGGGGTTGATCAATACCGTTACGAAAAGACCGTATGCAGGCTTTGGTGGCGAGGTGGGTTACACCGCCGGAAGTTTTGGACTGAACCGGGTGACGGCCGACATCAACACGCCCCTAACGGAAGAGGGCAACGCCATCCTGAGAGTGAACACGGCCTATCAATCGGAGAACAGCTTCCAGGACGCAGGCTTTCACAAATCATTTTTCGTAGGCCCCACGTTGTCGTATAAGGCCAGCGACCGCTTGTCGTTTCTCATTGTCACCGAGTTCATGCAAGAAGAAAAGACCAATCCAACCATGTTGTTCCTGGGAAGAGACACACCGCTTCAGTTTGCCAACCTGCAAGCGCTGAACTATAACCGGAATCTTTCCCTGACCAGCAACGACCTTTCGATGAAAAATCCGCGCTACAATTTGCAGGCGCAAATGAATTACAGGCTTTCTGATAAATGGACCTCGCAAACCGTGCTCTCCCGCGGCGTAGCAAAATCGGAGGGATATTATTCCTATTTGTATGACAACGAGAATGGCAAGGGTGAATTCGGCTTTTGGATCAGCAAACAACAAGCCCAGACGATCACGACCGACATTCAGCAAAATTTTGTCGGCGACTTTACCATCGGGGGGCTGCGCAACCGCCTGGTATTCGGCTTGGACTATTTCGATCGGAATATCATCAACGATGGATCAGGGTATGCGTGGGTGTACAACGTTACCCCACAAGGTGTCGTCAATTATGTTGATCCCTATACGGGTGTTGAGGCTGCACCCCGCTATTTAACGCGGCCGTCTATCGACTCAATTCTTGCTCCCTCCGGGACGAGCACCAGCAATTCCAAAGACGCAACCTACAGCACCTATATTTCCGACGTGATCAACCTCACCCCGGAGCTGCTCGCCATGGCCAGCTTGCGCCTCGATTATTTTGATACCGAAGGCGACATTGGCACCGACCAGGACGACTACAACCAAACAGCATTGTCGCCCAAGTTCGGGTTGTTGTATCAGCCCATTGTCGACCGCCTTTCGGTGTTTGCCAACTACATGAATGGTTTCAAGAACGTGGCCCCCATGCAAGTAGCCGATGCCGACGGAAGCAATCCGCACATCAAGGCGTTTCAACCTGAGCATGCCAACCAAATGGAGTTTGGGGTGAAAACAAACTTTTTGTCCGACCGGCTGAATGCGACGGTAAGTTACTATGATATTAAAGTAGACAACCTCGTAACGGGCGATCCGGCCAACATCAACAACAGTCTTCAGGGCGGCAAAGTGGAAAGCAAAGGTTTCGAGATCGACCTGAACGCAAACCCGGTGGAAGGCTTGAACATCATTGCCGGGTATAGCCACAACGAAAGCGAAGTGTTGGACGGCGACAAAGCCAATGTATGGTTGGAAACCGGCAAGCGCCCGATCTATTCAGGCCCCAAAGACCTTGTCAACGCTTGGGCTACCTACACGTTTAACGGTGGCGATTTGAAAGGTTTAGGGTTTGGCTTTGGCGGCAACCGCGTCAGCGACATGTCCGTTCTGGACAGTGATGTGACGGGAAAATTCGTGTTGCCGGGCTATACCGTTCTGAATGGGTCTGTTTTTTACAATGTGAACGGCGTGCGCATCGCCCTGAATGTAAACAATATCACCGACAAGGCGTATTACACGGGTTATTCTACCGTGAATCCTCAGAAACCAAGAAACGCTGTCATTAGCCTCTCCTACAAGTTCTGA
- a CDS encoding ester cyclase, whose amino-acid sequence MNLDLLEQNKAVVRRFNTELIEQLNAETFKTIMHPDFINHTAAPGVDKGVAGIWYTFEKVLHAGLSNIKVTIYDQIAEGNKVTTRKTISGKHTGTFMGVSATQKEVVINVIDIVHVKDGQYFEHWGINTLGAVAAMLASEK is encoded by the coding sequence ATGAATTTGGACTTACTGGAACAAAACAAAGCCGTCGTACGGCGCTTCAACACCGAGCTCATCGAGCAACTCAACGCCGAAACGTTTAAGACCATCATGCACCCGGACTTTATCAATCACACAGCCGCGCCGGGCGTCGATAAAGGTGTTGCCGGTATTTGGTACACCTTCGAGAAGGTGTTGCACGCCGGGCTCTCCAACATCAAGGTCACGATCTATGACCAGATTGCCGAAGGCAACAAAGTGACGACGCGTAAAACGATTAGTGGAAAGCACACCGGTACCTTCATGGGGGTGTCGGCGACGCAGAAGGAGGTTGTCATCAATGTCATTGATATTGTGCACGTAAAAGATGGGCAGTATTTTGAGCATTGGGGCATCAACACGCTGGGTGCCGTTGCAGCGATGCTGGCGAGCGAAAAATAA
- a CDS encoding DinB family protein gives MTSEQLILELTLTAWKAQLKRADQLFQSFTDEQLQSDIAPGKNSGFYLLGHLTATHDRLFELLGLSTRLHPELDAAFLSNPDKSGLPVPPVAELKQYWTDVNTKLNDHIAKLLPSDWLQRHTQVSAEDFVKEPHRNKLNVIISRTNHVAYHLGQLVWLKK, from the coding sequence ATGACCTCCGAACAACTGATTCTGGAACTGACGCTCACCGCCTGGAAGGCACAATTGAAACGCGCCGACCAACTCTTTCAAAGCTTCACCGACGAACAACTGCAGAGCGACATCGCGCCCGGCAAAAACTCCGGCTTCTATCTGCTGGGCCACCTCACAGCCACCCACGACCGCCTCTTCGAATTGCTGGGCCTGAGCACCAGACTCCATCCCGAATTGGACGCCGCCTTCCTCTCCAATCCCGACAAGTCCGGTCTGCCCGTCCCTCCCGTTGCCGAGCTGAAGCAATACTGGACCGACGTGAACACAAAACTGAACGATCACATCGCCAAACTGCTGCCTTCCGACTGGTTGCAGCGCCACACGCAAGTGTCGGCCGAGGATTTTGTGAAAGAGCCGCACCGTAATAAATTGAATGTGATCATCAGCCGCACCAACCACGTGGCCTATCACCTGGGCCAACTGGTTTGGCTAAAAAAATAA
- a CDS encoding DUF6958 family protein: MKQHYYESLSAYILGKIKAHENLTMPQLLEYAQHDLPCESQDMKSWYVLQVKLDLEARDLIRTTKLPYDNRAYFLKITRKGKKQTLVAV, encoded by the coding sequence ATGAAACAACATTACTACGAATCGTTGTCGGCCTACATCCTGGGCAAGATAAAAGCACACGAAAATTTGACCATGCCCCAATTGCTGGAGTATGCCCAGCACGATCTTCCATGTGAGTCGCAAGACATGAAAAGCTGGTACGTGTTGCAGGTGAAGCTCGACCTCGAAGCGCGTGATCTGATCCGCACCACCAAGCTTCCTTACGACAACCGGGCGTATTTCCTAAAGATCACCCGAAAGGGTAAAAAACAAACGCTGGTCGCCGTGTAG
- a CDS encoding PhzF family phenazine biosynthesis protein: protein MKLKLYQIDAFTDKVFGGNPAAVCPLPQWLPEDLMQKIAMENNLAETAFLVPENGQYAIRWFTPSVEVDLCGHATLASAYALFHYEGHAGDEIRFHSPRSGPLKVTRKGALLTLDFPADVYAPVALTPQLTDGLSIRPREAFKGKTDFMVVFDSEEQVRNVKPDFQKIATLPGRGVIVTAKGDTVDFVSRFFAPQAGVNEDPVTGSAHTTLTPYWAGKLGKTTLTARQLSARQGDLQCRLAGHRVEIGGFAKPYLIGQIDIE, encoded by the coding sequence ATGAAATTGAAGCTATACCAGATCGACGCCTTTACCGACAAGGTCTTTGGCGGCAACCCCGCAGCCGTTTGTCCCCTGCCACAGTGGCTTCCGGAGGACTTGATGCAAAAGATCGCCATGGAGAATAACCTGGCAGAGACCGCCTTCCTTGTGCCGGAGAATGGCCAGTATGCCATACGTTGGTTTACGCCTTCGGTTGAGGTTGATCTCTGTGGTCACGCCACGTTGGCGTCGGCCTATGCTTTATTTCACTATGAGGGGCACGCCGGCGATGAGATCCGTTTTCATTCCCCGCGCAGCGGACCGTTGAAGGTTACCCGGAAAGGCGCGCTGTTAACCCTGGATTTTCCAGCCGATGTTTACGCACCGGTGGCTTTGACGCCCCAACTGACGGACGGACTCAGCATCCGCCCCCGAGAAGCCTTCAAAGGCAAAACGGATTTTATGGTTGTGTTCGATTCGGAGGAGCAGGTGAGAAACGTGAAGCCGGATTTTCAAAAGATAGCGACCTTGCCGGGAAGGGGCGTGATCGTTACGGCGAAAGGCGACACCGTGGATTTTGTGTCACGGTTCTTTGCGCCGCAGGCCGGTGTGAACGAAGATCCGGTCACCGGCTCGGCACACACGACCTTGACACCGTACTGGGCTGGAAAGCTGGGCAAGACCACCTTGACAGCGCGCCAACTGTCGGCGCGGCAAGGTGATTTGCAGTGTCGCCTGGCCGGCCATCGCGTTGAGATCGGCGGATTTGCCAAGCCGTATTTGATAGGTCAGATCGACATCGAATAA
- a CDS encoding ABC transporter permease — MLKHYLLISWRNIVRNRFYSVILIMGLAVGIASSLMLGMYAYDELTYDNFHEKKDRLFLVGVDSKEGSDEGRSGWTTPPTGPALKEFFPEVEVVTRLCFWFDDVVVTRGDQKHAEDHILGADSTVFDVFTIPFLQGNPKTALREPNTVVITEKTAKKYFGNENPIGQTILFDQFFHECKVTGVVKDYPTNSHFTFDFLISLSSFKSIGFDFTDSWTNHTFSTYVVLNKNANRQHVESRMPQFIKAYYEPYLVKRYGKTLSEIYRGNDHYDLFLMPLKDVHLSTMIFENQEGKQMLTYALVAIAVIILVLVSINYTNLATALSLQRTKEVGIRKVTGSRSGALFIQFLLESVLIAFIGLLLGIAILEVSLPFFNALSGKSLHVNYGNPLMLLALVGFAAMLGILSGFYPALSFASFNPVRALKGRAMIKGNREWLRSGLVISQFTICIVMIVCTIVAYKQLQYMTSRNLGFAKDHLVVLKRPGGLGDNRSAFKNELLKQPGVLNVSYVNTTPGRHFDGHGQHFAGTPKDETPTVFPLVADADVLETLSLKMVQGKTFTAGEKPQAILNEAAVKVLGMKEPLQETIDHGTLGDMDVNIVGVVKDFHFQSFHHAIEPMVIFFRNGDLRKTENDANYILVKVKGTDLNATLQSIERTWKQLSNGYLFEYSFLDEDFNKLFAREQTTAHIYTAFSVIAIVIASIGLLGLASFFTARRTKEIGIRKVVGASILSIAALLSRDFMRWLVAATLLGSALSFYLIQQWLSNFAYHTPLQWWVFVAAGALALFVMIVALGGHIFQAAKRNPTEALRTE, encoded by the coding sequence ATGCTGAAACATTATCTTCTCATCTCCTGGCGGAACATTGTCCGGAACCGGTTTTACTCCGTCATCCTCATCATGGGCCTGGCGGTGGGCATTGCTTCATCGCTGATGTTGGGTATGTATGCGTACGACGAGTTGACCTACGACAACTTCCACGAAAAGAAGGACCGGCTTTTCCTGGTAGGCGTCGACAGCAAGGAGGGAAGCGACGAAGGGAGATCAGGATGGACCACACCTCCGACCGGACCGGCCCTAAAAGAATTCTTCCCCGAAGTAGAAGTCGTTACCCGACTTTGCTTTTGGTTTGACGACGTGGTTGTTACCCGCGGCGATCAAAAGCATGCCGAAGATCATATCCTGGGAGCAGACTCCACCGTGTTCGACGTGTTCACCATCCCATTCCTGCAAGGCAACCCGAAGACCGCACTGCGGGAACCCAACACGGTTGTCATCACCGAGAAAACCGCGAAGAAATATTTTGGGAACGAAAATCCAATCGGCCAAACCATTCTGTTCGATCAATTCTTCCATGAATGCAAAGTGACCGGCGTAGTAAAAGACTACCCGACTAACAGCCACTTCACGTTCGACTTCCTGATTTCTCTCAGCTCCTTCAAGAGCATCGGCTTCGATTTTACCGACAGCTGGACCAATCATACCTTCAGCACCTATGTCGTGTTGAATAAAAATGCCAACCGGCAGCATGTTGAAAGCCGGATGCCCCAATTTATAAAAGCGTATTATGAGCCTTACCTGGTGAAGCGCTATGGCAAGACCTTGAGCGAAATATACCGGGGCAACGATCACTACGATCTTTTCCTGATGCCGTTGAAGGATGTTCATCTCAGCACGATGATCTTCGAGAACCAGGAAGGAAAACAGATGCTCACCTATGCGTTGGTGGCCATTGCCGTGATCATCCTGGTGCTGGTAAGCATCAACTATACCAACCTCGCTACGGCGCTTTCGCTCCAGCGCACAAAAGAAGTAGGCATTCGCAAGGTGACGGGAAGTCGCAGCGGTGCATTGTTCATTCAGTTTCTTTTGGAGTCGGTGCTGATCGCGTTCATCGGGTTGCTGCTGGGGATCGCGATACTGGAAGTGAGCTTGCCTTTCTTCAATGCCCTTTCGGGGAAAAGCCTGCACGTGAACTACGGCAATCCGCTGATGCTGCTGGCCTTGGTTGGGTTTGCTGCGATGCTGGGGATTTTGTCGGGTTTCTACCCGGCGCTTTCGTTTGCTTCGTTCAACCCGGTTCGCGCTTTGAAGGGGCGTGCCATGATCAAGGGCAATCGCGAATGGCTGCGCAGCGGGCTCGTTATTTCCCAGTTCACCATTTGCATCGTCATGATCGTGTGCACCATCGTGGCGTATAAACAACTGCAGTATATGACCAGCCGAAACCTGGGATTCGCAAAAGATCACCTGGTGGTATTGAAACGTCCCGGCGGTCTGGGCGACAACCGGTCGGCATTCAAAAATGAATTGCTAAAACAACCCGGTGTGCTAAACGTCAGCTATGTGAATACCACACCCGGCCGCCACTTCGATGGACACGGCCAGCATTTCGCAGGCACGCCGAAAGATGAGACCCCGACGGTGTTCCCGCTGGTGGCCGACGCCGACGTCCTGGAAACGCTCTCCCTGAAAATGGTCCAGGGGAAGACCTTTACGGCCGGCGAAAAACCACAGGCCATCCTCAACGAGGCTGCTGTAAAAGTCTTGGGCATGAAAGAACCGCTGCAAGAAACGATCGACCACGGGACACTCGGTGACATGGACGTTAACATTGTGGGTGTGGTGAAAGACTTCCACTTTCAATCCTTCCACCATGCCATCGAACCCATGGTGATCTTTTTCCGCAACGGCGATCTGCGCAAAACGGAGAACGACGCCAATTATATTTTGGTGAAGGTCAAAGGCACCGACTTGAACGCCACGTTGCAAAGCATTGAAAGGACCTGGAAGCAATTGTCGAACGGCTATCTTTTTGAATATTCCTTCCTCGACGAAGACTTCAATAAATTGTTTGCCCGCGAGCAAACGACCGCCCATATCTATACGGCCTTCTCGGTGATCGCCATCGTTATTGCCTCCATCGGCTTACTGGGTCTGGCTTCTTTTTTCACGGCGCGGCGCACAAAAGAGATCGGCATCCGCAAAGTGGTGGGCGCATCTATCCTGAGCATTGCTGCCCTGCTTTCGCGCGATTTCATGCGCTGGCTGGTGGCGGCCACTTTGTTGGGGTCGGCGTTGTCGTTTTATTTGATTCAACAATGGCTTAGCAATTTTGCTTATCACACACCCCTACAGTGGTGGGTCTTCGTGGCGGCCGGTGCGTTGGCTCTGTTCGTCATGATCGTGGCGCTGGGTGGGCATATCTTCCAGGCGGCCAAACGCAATCCAACCGAAGCCTTGCGAACGGAATAG